AATGCGGTATCGGGCTGGACAACTTCAACGATGTGAAGGTCGGCGATACGATCGAAGCCTTCAAGATCGTGGAAAGCAAACGGAAACTCTGACATGTCGATCCGCACAGAGCGCGTGGCATCGGTGATCAAGGAGGAGATCGGGGCCATACTGATCCGGGAGTACAACGATCCGGCGTATGGCTTCATCACCGTGACCGATGTCCGCGTGACCCCCGATCTGAAGATCGCGAAGGTGATGTTCAGCATCATGGGTGCGGCCGATGTCCAGAAGAAGACGATGGCGATGCTGGAACAGGAGCGTTCCCATCTCCGGGGCATGGTGGGGCGGAAGCTCACGTTGCGCTATACTCCGGACCTCCAGTTCTATCATGACACAACGATGGACCGGGTGCACCGTATCAATACGCTGATCAACGAGATCCACAAGAATGACAGCGGGCACGGTGACGACAGCGGCTCCTGATGCTGCAGCAGATCCGGGAGAACTCCTGCTGGTCGACAAGCCCGCAGGGTGGACATCCTTCGATGTCGTGAACAAGCTGCACCGTGCGTATGGCGGTCTGAAGATGGGGCATGCCGGAACGCTGGATCCGATCGCGACGGGGCTGCTCATCATCTGCACCGGGCGGAAGCGCAAGCAGATCGAGCAGTACATGGGCCTCGACAAGGAATACGTGGCCACCATGCGGCTCGGGATCGTCACGGCAAGCTACGACACGGAAACACCGGTGCTCAGGGAACGTCCGACGGACGGGATCGATGAAGCGGCGGTGCGCACTGCAGCGGGAGCATTCGTCGGGACGCAGCAGCAGCTCCCCCCGATGTGGTCGGCAGTGAAGAAGGACGGCAGGCGGTTGTACGAGCTTGCGCGGAAGGGGATCGAAGTGGAGCGGGCTCCCCGCGAGATCCGGATCGGATCGCTCACGGTGGACCGCGTCGCGATGCCTGAGGTGGTGATGACGGTTGCATGTTCAAAAGGGACGTATATCCGCACGCTTGTGTACGATATCGGTGAGCGGCTTGGATGCGGTGGAACGATGACGGCGCTGCGGCGCACGAAGATCGGTCCGTACCGGATCGAAGATGCGCGGACGGTAGAAGAACTGGTCGAACGGGCAGGGGAATCACGCCGGGTATGATCGTCCTTCGTTCCTTTGAATCTCTCCGCCGGGAAAAGAACTCGGTGGTCACCGTCGGGACATTCGACGGCATTCATCTGGCACACCGCGAGATCATCCGCGAGGTGGTCCATCGCGCCCGCATGCGCGAAGGACGGAGTGTGGTGGTGACATTCGATCCGCACCCGAAAGAGGTGGTGACCCGCTCGCGCGGGCCGGTGCAACTGCTGTCGACGCTCGATGAACGCATCGCCTTGCTCGATGCTCTGCACGTGGACATGTTCCTCGTCATCCCGTTCACCTGGGAGTTCTCCCGGATGACCGCAGGCGAGTTCTACCGCAGCATCATCGATGCACGGGTCGGCGTGAGCGAGGTGGTCGTCGGGTATGACCACATGTTCGGCCGCGACAGGGAAGCCGGGACGGAGTCGTTGATGGCGCTCGGTCGGGACCTGGATTTTTCGGTCTTCACGGCGCATCCGCTGACGCTCGATGGAGAGGCGATCAGCAGCACGAGGATCCGTCAGGCACTGGAGGCGGGCGACGTCACGCGCGCCGAAGGGATGCTGGGCCATCCGTACCAGCTTGCAGGTGTGGTGGTGGGGGGCGACAGGCGCGGCCGGACCCTCGGGTTCCCGACAGCGAACCTGGATCCGGACGCGACGAAGAAGATCGTCCCCGGCAACGGCGTGTATGTGGTGCGTGCCGGCGTCGGTGTCACGCAGGCATATGGCATCATGAATATTGGCGTGCGGCCGACGGTCAGTTCCGGCGTGCAACGCGTCATTGAAGTGCACCTGTTGGATTTTTCACGCGATATCTACGGCGAACGCATTGCGGTCACGTTTCTGCGGCGGCTCCGCGACGAAAAGAAGTTCGGCTCCGTGCAGGAACTGGTAGAGCAGCTGGACAGGGACCGCGAGGATGCGCGTCGGTTGATATCGGCATTGTCGTACTCGTCAACTCAAAACAAGGAGTAATACGTCATGGCTGTAACGAAGGAGATGAAAGCCGAGATCGTCACGAAGTTCGGGAACGGTTCGGCGGATACGGGGAAGCCCGAGGTTCAGGTCGCATTGCTGACCGCACGCATCAACGACCTCACACCCCACTTCGAGAAATTTCCGAAGGATCACCATTCGCGCGTCGGCCTCCTGAAGATGGTCGGCAAGCGTCGCCGCTTGCTGGATTATCTCCGTGAGAAGAACATCGACCGCTACCGGAAGGTCATCGAAGCGCTGCAGCTGCGCAAGTAGGACACAAGGGTCGAAAGCGACCAGAAAGAAGAGAGCATGAAAGTCACAAAAGAAGTAGAGATCGGCGGAAAGATCTTTTCGTTGGAAACCGGGCGGTTCGCAAAACAGGCCGATGGCGCCGTGATGGCGCGGTTCGGCGATACCATGGTGCTCGCCACCGTGGTGGCCAACAAGGAAGCGAAGCCCGGCATCGATTATTTCCCGCTGCAGGTGGAGTACCGGGAAAAGGCGGCCTCGGCCGGCAAGATCCCCGGTGGGTTCTTCAAGCGCGAAGCGCGCCCTTCCGAAAAGGAGATCCTCTCCGCCCGTATCATCGACCGGCCTATCCGTCCGATGTTCCCGGAGTGGTTCCAGTGCGAGACCCAGGTGATCGTGACCGTGTACTCGTCGGACCAGGAGCATGACGGCGATGTGCTGGGTGCGGTTGCCGCATCCGCCGCACTGATGATCTCGGACGTCCCGTTCGAAGGGCCGATCGGCGAGGTCCGCGTCGGCCGCATCGATGGCAAACTCGTGATCAACCCGACGTTCACGCAGCTGCAGACCAGCGACATGGACATCACCGTTGCCGGCACGGACGATTCGATCGTGATGGTGGAGGGTGAGGCACAGGAGATCTCCGAACAGGAGATGCTGGAGGCACTGGCGTTCGCGCATGAGTATATCCGCCAGATGTGCACGATCCAGTCCGCACTGGCAAAAGAGGTCGGCGCCAAGAAACGCCAGGCCCCTGCCAGCGAAGGCGCATCCGCCCTGAAGACGGACGTCGAAGCCCTCGGTGCCGCACGCACGCGTGAGCTTGCGATGACCCCGCTCCTCAAAGAAGAGCGCGCGGAACGTACCGCAACGATGCAGGCAGAGGTCGTTGCAGCCCTGGCCGAGAAGTATCCGGATCAGGCGGACGAGATCAAGACCATTCTGCACGACCTCGAGTATCGCGAGATGCGCGAGATGATCCTGGCACATGGCAAGCGTCTCGACGGGCGCGGGCTGCGTGAGATCCGCCCGATCACGATCGAGGTGGGTCTGCTGCCGCGCACGCACGGTTCGGCGCTGTTCCAGCGGGGTGAGACGCAGAGTCTCACGACCCTGACGCTCGGCACGAAGCTGGACGAGCAGATCATCGATGGTCTGCTGCCGGAATATTCGAAGCGGTTCATGCTGCACTACAACTTCCCGCCGTTCTCGGTCGGTGAAGTAGGGCGCCTCGGGACCACGGGTCGGCGTGAGATCGGCCATGGGAACCTGGCGGAACGCGCGATCAAGATCATGATGCCGGATGCGAAGGAATTCCCGTACACGACCCGGATCGTGTCGGATATCCTCGAATCGAACGGCTCATCCTCGATGGCGACGGTCTGTGCGGCAACGCTCGCGTTGCTCGACGGCGGTGCACCGCTCAAGAAGCCGGTCGCAGGCATCGCGATGGGCCTCGTGAAGGAACATGACCGCGTCGCGATCCTGAGTGACATCCTCGGGAACGAGGATCATCTGGGCGACATGGATTTCAAGGTCGCCGGCACGAAGGATGGTATCACGGCGTGCCAGATGGACATCAAGATCCGCGGGATCTCGCTGGACATCATGCGCAATGCTCTCGAGCAGGCGCGTGAAGGCCGCATGCACATCCTCGGGAAGATGGCGGAAACGATCTCGACGCCGCGCACGGAAATGTCGCAATATGCGCCGCGCCTCACCACCCTGAAGATCCCCACCGATATGATCGGCGCGCTGATCGGACCGGGCGGGAAGAACATCCGCCGGATCGTTGCCGAGAGCGGTGCAGAGATCAACATCGAAGATGATGGTTCGGTCGTGATCGCGGCGACGTCCAAGGAAGCCGCGGACCGCGCGATCAACGAGATCAGCAGGATCACCGAGGTGCCCGAGGTCGGGAAGGTCTACAACTCCACCGTCAAGAAGATCATGGACTTCGGTGTGTTCGTGGAATTCCTGCCGGGCAAGGAAGGCCTCGTGCACGTGTCGCAGCTCGATGTGAAACGCGTCGCGAACCCCGCCGATGTGTGCAAGGTGGGCGATGTGTTCGAGGTGAAGATCGTGGACAAGGACGACCAGGGGCGCTGGAAGCTCAGCCGCAAGGCGGTGCTGCAGCCCGATGTGCCGTACGAACGCGGTCCCGCACCGAGACGCGAAGGCGGCGACAGGCCTCACGGCGATCGCCGGCCTCACAGCAGCGGTCCGCGTGGTGGTGAGAATAAGGGTGGCGAACACTCTGAAGGTTAAGCGCCACCTGCTGTAACGAACAAGGACGCAACAGGGAACCGGTGAACCGGGGATCTGTTGCGTCCTCTGTTTTTCCCGCGGCGAGCGCCGCGGGGAGAGCGGGAAGGCTCCTAGAGCGAAAGGACCTGGTGCTGGAAGCCGTTGATATCGATCTCGCCTGCAAGCCACTTCATGAAGCCGGGGCCGTACTTGTTCAGGAAATAGACGATGTTGACCTGACGTTCCTGCAGCGTTCCTCCGGGGAGGACCGAAGCTACGGCACGTTCGATCTGCCGTACTGCGGTCTCGTTCCGCTTCTTCTGTGCCCCGATGCTCTTCTCCTTCAACTGGCCGAGGCTTCCTTCGATCTTCCCGGCGACATTCTCCAGTGCACCCAGCAGCGTCGGATCGAGTTCCTTGAGGCCGAATCGCAGTTCATTCAACTGCGTCTGAATGCCTTTTCCCGTGCGATCGAAGAGATCGTCCAGTTTGATCTCGGAGATCTGTTCGAGGATCCGGTTCGTCAGGACCGTGGGGTCGCCATACAGTTCCTGGATCTCCAGGGAATACTTCTCGAGAACCCGCCGGACGCGTTCCTCGACCACCGTTGCACTCGCTCGCGGGTAGAGGATCGGCTGCGGCACCCCGAAGTGTGCATACAGCGGCGTGAGCTGCGCGTGATAGGCAACCTCGGAAGGGCCGGCAACATACGCGACGGTCGGGAGAAGCGTGTCCTGCACGATCGGGCGCAGGATGACATTCGGACTCAATTGCTCCGGTGTGTCCCTCGCGATCGTTGCAAGTTCTTCGGGCGTGAGAAAATGCCGCGTGCCCCGCAGACTGAAATCGTGCTCCCGGGGTTCGATGGAGTACCGTCCGCCCTTGTGAAAGAGGAAGAGGTTCACGGACTTCGGCTTCACCTGCGCATGGTACGTCTTCTCGAGCTCTGCGCTCTGTCCGATCACGATCTGCGATGATGCAGGGAATTCCGTGATCTCCCGCAAGAAGAGAGGGGAGAGCTGCTTCTTCAGGGCCGGATGATTGACGGACATGAAGACCAATCCATCATCGGGGAAGAGGCGGTTGAGCCAGCGTGCGAACGCCTCATTGAAGGAGACCCCTTCGGCGTAGCATTCCCGGATCGAGGCCATGAGGGACGCCGTGAATTCGGTGGGTTGCAGTCCCTTCTCCATTGCATCGAGGACGCCGGCCATCGAGGAGTCGAAGCGGATCTCACCGACCGGACCCGGGTTCCGTTCCGGGAGGATGCCCCCGGGGAGGTACTCGAATTTCGCGAGTGTCCCGGAAGGATCCGGGAACTGCGCGTAGTGCATTTCGGCGAAATCGTGATCCTCACCTTCGAGCCAGAAGACCGGCACGAATGTGAACAGGGGATACTTCTCCTGCAGCCGTGCCGCGAGCTGGATGGTTGTCAGGGTCTTCAGCACGGTGTAGAATGCGCCCCCCAGAATGCCGACCTGCTGGCCTGTCACAACGGCGTACGTGGCCGGGTTCTCGAGCGCAGCGATATGCTGCATGGTCCTGGGCGACGCTCCCAGGCGCTCGTTCTGTTCCCGGAGCACGCCAGCAACCACGGTGCGGTCGCGGGTGTGTTCCTGCTGCAGCCGGAGGATCGCCTCGAACCCGCTGTTCTCCCGGAAGCTGATCGGGTAGAACGGGCGGGACGGAGGGGCCCCGGAAATGAAATCAAGGAACAATTCAGAGTATCCGCCTGCGGCGGACGGTAGGCGGGAGTATTCTATCCAGGTCATATGCCGAATATCGGCAAAATACCCGTTGCTTTCAAGTCCAAACTTTTGTAACATTTGGCGAATTCGTAACGCCGGTACGCTCCTGTCGAGTACTTCATTTCGTGTTCCTTGTAAGTCGTTGATCCCTCTGCTCATGCAGTCCATCGACCGCTCGGTTCACGCAGGGGTGCGTCCGGCTTCATCCCCTCGCTCCACCTGTCATGAGTGCATATGAAGAAGGCATGGCTTGATCATACCCTCAAGGTCCGCGTTCCGTTGATCATGATGGTTGCGGTCGGATCGTTCATTGCCACCTACTACCTCTCGCGGAGCGAAAGGGACGGCGTGGGCTATGCCCCCGTCCAGCCTATCGCGTTCTCGCACAAGTTGCATGCGGGGACGATGCAGATCGACTGCAAGTACTGTCATACGGGCGTCACCTCATCGCGCCACGCCACCGTGCCTGCAGCTTCCACCTGCATGAACTGCCATGCCGTCGCACGCAAGACCCGTCCTGAGATCATCAAGCTCACAAAATTCTACGAAGAAGGTACCGCCATTCCGTGGAAGCGTGTCCATCGCGTCCCGGACTACGCCTACTTCAACCACAGCGCCCATGTGAACAAAGGGATCGACTGCGCACATTGTCACGGTGCGGTCCAGAACATGGATGTCCTCACGCAGATCCAGCCGTTCACCATGGGCGCATGTCTCGATTGTCACCGGAACGCACCCACACGTCTCGCGTCGATCAAGGACGTCAAGCGCGGCCCGGAATACTGCAATGCCTGTCACCGGTAGGAGAGACCCGATGTCGTTGCCCGAAACGAGGAACCCTGGCACCGCTGTTCGCCGCAGATCGTTTCTTGCGCGGACAGCTGCCGCGATCGTTGCCGGAGTTGCTGCCGGCAACATCTTCCGGCTTCCAGCGATCGTGTCCGCCGCATCCAAGAACGATGCGCATGTGACCGTCCGCCCTCATCCTCACGCCGTTCCACGGACCAATGCGAGGCCGTCGTCCCATGAATGAGAAGAACCACTGGCGCAGTCTCCGTGACCTGCAGGATGCGGGGGCGACGGAAGAACGCAAGGCTCGTGAATTCGAACCGGGCGTCACCGACGCGTTCGATCCGTCGGAGATGTCGCCGCTGTCACGCAAGCAGTTCCTTGCGTTGATGGCCGCATCCGCTGCCTTCAGTGCGGCGGGGTGCACGAACTATCGCGACAAAGGGGAGATCGTCCCGTACAGCAAGAAGCCCGAAGACATCACCCCGGGCCGGCCGCTGTACTACGCATCCACCTGCACGGGCTGCAAACAGTCGTGCGGCACCCTGATCAAGACCCGCGAAGGACGTCCTGTGAAAGTGGACGGCAATCCTGACCATCCGATCAATCGCGGGCGGCTGTGTGCGACCGGACAGGCAACGCTCCTGCAGATGTACGACCCGGCACGCCTGCGTCAGCCGCACACCGGCGCGGCCTCCGCGCACTCCGGCGATGTTACGTGGGAGAGGGTCGACACGGAAGCCGTCCAGCAGCTGGCGGCCTGCATTCGCGACGGAAAGCAGGTGGTCCTGGTCACCGGCCCGCAGACATCCCCCTCGGCCAGGAAGGTCATCGCCGATTTCAAAGCGGCATTCCCGACAACGCGCGTGCTGACGTATGATCGACTCCATGAGGAATCGCGTCGCCGCGGGTGGGAACGCACCTATGGTGGCGGGTCCGTGCCCGCGATCGCGTGGCAGAAAGCGCGCGTGATCGTGACGCTGGAAGCGGATATTCTCGGAGCGGAAGGTTCCGTGGTGGAACAGACGGGCGCGTTCTCATCAGGCCGGGATGTGGCACGCCCGGATGAGTTCATCCGTCTGTACGCCGTTGAAGGTGCGATGTCGTTGACCGGTACGAACGCGGACTATCGCATTCGGTTGACGCCTGCGGGACAGCTCGAGTTCGTGCTTGCGCTTCTTCACGAGATCGGGCGGAAACTGAATATCAAGACCACGCAGTATCCTTCGGGGCGGGGACTCGATGTGCTGGCGAGCGCCCATGGCATCGCCGGGGCAACCCTTGTGCACATGGTCGACGATCTGCTCGCCGCACGCGGCAA
Above is a window of Ignavibacteriota bacterium DNA encoding:
- the rbfA gene encoding 30S ribosome-binding factor RbfA, which produces MSIRTERVASVIKEEIGAILIREYNDPAYGFITVTDVRVTPDLKIAKVMFSIMGAADVQKKTMAMLEQERSHLRGMVGRKLTLRYTPDLQFYHDTTMDRVHRINTLINEIHKNDSGHGDDSGS
- the truB gene encoding tRNA pseudouridine(55) synthase TruB yields the protein MTAGTVTTAAPDAAADPGELLLVDKPAGWTSFDVVNKLHRAYGGLKMGHAGTLDPIATGLLIICTGRKRKQIEQYMGLDKEYVATMRLGIVTASYDTETPVLRERPTDGIDEAAVRTAAGAFVGTQQQLPPMWSAVKKDGRRLYELARKGIEVERAPREIRIGSLTVDRVAMPEVVMTVACSKGTYIRTLVYDIGERLGCGGTMTALRRTKIGPYRIEDARTVEELVERAGESRRV
- a CDS encoding bifunctional riboflavin kinase/FAD synthetase; this translates as MIVLRSFESLRREKNSVVTVGTFDGIHLAHREIIREVVHRARMREGRSVVVTFDPHPKEVVTRSRGPVQLLSTLDERIALLDALHVDMFLVIPFTWEFSRMTAGEFYRSIIDARVGVSEVVVGYDHMFGRDREAGTESLMALGRDLDFSVFTAHPLTLDGEAISSTRIRQALEAGDVTRAEGMLGHPYQLAGVVVGGDRRGRTLGFPTANLDPDATKKIVPGNGVYVVRAGVGVTQAYGIMNIGVRPTVSSGVQRVIEVHLLDFSRDIYGERIAVTFLRRLRDEKKFGSVQELVEQLDRDREDARRLISALSYSSTQNKE
- the rpsO gene encoding 30S ribosomal protein S15 translates to MAVTKEMKAEIVTKFGNGSADTGKPEVQVALLTARINDLTPHFEKFPKDHHSRVGLLKMVGKRRRLLDYLREKNIDRYRKVIEALQLRK
- the pnp gene encoding polyribonucleotide nucleotidyltransferase, producing MKVTKEVEIGGKIFSLETGRFAKQADGAVMARFGDTMVLATVVANKEAKPGIDYFPLQVEYREKAASAGKIPGGFFKREARPSEKEILSARIIDRPIRPMFPEWFQCETQVIVTVYSSDQEHDGDVLGAVAASAALMISDVPFEGPIGEVRVGRIDGKLVINPTFTQLQTSDMDITVAGTDDSIVMVEGEAQEISEQEMLEALAFAHEYIRQMCTIQSALAKEVGAKKRQAPASEGASALKTDVEALGAARTRELAMTPLLKEERAERTATMQAEVVAALAEKYPDQADEIKTILHDLEYREMREMILAHGKRLDGRGLREIRPITIEVGLLPRTHGSALFQRGETQSLTTLTLGTKLDEQIIDGLLPEYSKRFMLHYNFPPFSVGEVGRLGTTGRREIGHGNLAERAIKIMMPDAKEFPYTTRIVSDILESNGSSSMATVCAATLALLDGGAPLKKPVAGIAMGLVKEHDRVAILSDILGNEDHLGDMDFKVAGTKDGITACQMDIKIRGISLDIMRNALEQAREGRMHILGKMAETISTPRTEMSQYAPRLTTLKIPTDMIGALIGPGGKNIRRIVAESGAEINIEDDGSVVIAATSKEAADRAINEISRITEVPEVGKVYNSTVKKIMDFGVFVEFLPGKEGLVHVSQLDVKRVANPADVCKVGDVFEVKIVDKDDQGRWKLSRKAVLQPDVPYERGPAPRREGGDRPHGDRRPHSSGPRGGENKGGEHSEG
- the bshC gene encoding bacillithiol biosynthesis cysteine-adding enzyme BshC; the encoded protein is MTWIEYSRLPSAAGGYSELFLDFISGAPPSRPFYPISFRENSGFEAILRLQQEHTRDRTVVAGVLREQNERLGASPRTMQHIAALENPATYAVVTGQQVGILGGAFYTVLKTLTTIQLAARLQEKYPLFTFVPVFWLEGEDHDFAEMHYAQFPDPSGTLAKFEYLPGGILPERNPGPVGEIRFDSSMAGVLDAMEKGLQPTEFTASLMASIRECYAEGVSFNEAFARWLNRLFPDDGLVFMSVNHPALKKQLSPLFLREITEFPASSQIVIGQSAELEKTYHAQVKPKSVNLFLFHKGGRYSIEPREHDFSLRGTRHFLTPEELATIARDTPEQLSPNVILRPIVQDTLLPTVAYVAGPSEVAYHAQLTPLYAHFGVPQPILYPRASATVVEERVRRVLEKYSLEIQELYGDPTVLTNRILEQISEIKLDDLFDRTGKGIQTQLNELRFGLKELDPTLLGALENVAGKIEGSLGQLKEKSIGAQKKRNETAVRQIERAVASVLPGGTLQERQVNIVYFLNKYGPGFMKWLAGEIDINGFQHQVLSL
- a CDS encoding cytochrome c3 family protein, which gives rise to MKKAWLDHTLKVRVPLIMMVAVGSFIATYYLSRSERDGVGYAPVQPIAFSHKLHAGTMQIDCKYCHTGVTSSRHATVPAASTCMNCHAVARKTRPEIIKLTKFYEEGTAIPWKRVHRVPDYAYFNHSAHVNKGIDCAHCHGAVQNMDVLTQIQPFTMGACLDCHRNAPTRLASIKDVKRGPEYCNACHR